TTTACGCCGCAGAACCTGCCCGCCGGCGCCGATCACCACGGTGAAGGGTAAGCCGCCGGCTTCATTGCCCAAGGTTTTTGCGAGCTCTGTGCCGCCCATCCCGGCCAGGGCGATGGGATAGCTGACGGGCGTGCGCTGCAGGAAATTGCGCACCGCGGTCGGCTGATCGATAGCCAATCCCAGCAATTGCCAGCCCTTTGCAGAACTTTCGCGGAAGAACGCATCGAGCATCGGCATTTCCTCCACGCAGGGCGGGCACCAGGTGGCCCAGAAGTTCAGGAGCAAGGGCTTGCCCCGGAGGGCCTGCATGGGCAGGGGCGATCCGGCGGGTGTGTCGAAGCT
Above is a window of Ramlibacter tataouinensis DNA encoding:
- a CDS encoding TlpA family protein disulfide reductase, with translation MTSAPTASDPRRRMLLFAGVGAAAALSGAGVALLNRRSDAPADLDPAFWRMSFDTPAGSPLPMQALRGKPLLLNFWATWCPPCVEEMPMLDAFFRESSAKGWQLLGLAIDQPTAVRNFLQRTPVSYPIALAGMGGTELAKTLGNEAGGLPFTVVIGAGGQVLRRKMGRVSQGELTQWAQLK